A genome region from Bacillota bacterium includes the following:
- a CDS encoding MmgE/PrpD family protein, translating to MERPLTLELAQFLDGLKGERLPAALREAGKRAVLDWLGSAIAGSPSPPGRMVLAVVESLGGRPQASLVGGPKLPVTSAALYNGAVSHVVELDDVHRASISHPAAVVIPAALAVAELVDADGPAFLAAVAAGYEAVIRIGEAVTPSHYKYWHTTGTCGTFGAAAAAAKLLGLGAEGIASALGSAGTQAAGLWEFLADGAMSKHLHPGKAAMNGVLSALLAQQGFTSAARILEGEKGFFVATAAAFDPKKVTAGFGSPYKLEEVSFKVHASCRHTHPAIDAVLAAMEGRDLDPADVASVTVETYSVALGVTADHQPTTVYSAKFSLPFCVALAIHRGSAGLADFSEAGLWEPRIRETMGRVELRADPALEAIHPARWPARVTIRTRGGRTLTGSVEDPRGDPENPVSTSELEDKFRALAGPVIGPTAAEGLIEASRNLDGLTHLRQLTALFPAAVGRPGSESRE from the coding sequence ATCGAACGACCACTGACCCTTGAGCTTGCCCAGTTCCTCGACGGCCTGAAGGGCGAGAGGTTGCCGGCCGCCCTGCGCGAGGCGGGGAAACGAGCCGTCCTCGACTGGCTCGGTTCGGCCATCGCCGGCAGCCCCAGCCCGCCCGGGCGGATGGTCCTGGCCGTCGTCGAGTCCCTGGGGGGGCGGCCCCAGGCCAGCCTGGTCGGGGGCCCCAAGCTCCCGGTGACCAGCGCCGCCCTTTACAACGGAGCCGTTTCCCACGTGGTCGAATTGGACGACGTCCACCGGGCTTCGATCAGCCATCCCGCGGCGGTGGTCATCCCCGCCGCGCTGGCCGTGGCCGAACTCGTCGACGCCGACGGCCCGGCCTTCCTGGCCGCCGTGGCCGCCGGCTACGAGGCGGTCATCCGGATCGGCGAGGCGGTCACGCCGTCGCATTACAAGTACTGGCACACCACTGGGACCTGCGGGACCTTCGGAGCCGCCGCGGCCGCCGCCAAGCTCCTCGGCCTGGGGGCCGAGGGGATCGCCTCGGCCCTGGGCAGCGCCGGGACGCAGGCCGCCGGGCTTTGGGAGTTCCTGGCCGACGGGGCCATGTCCAAGCACCTCCATCCGGGCAAGGCGGCGATGAACGGGGTCCTCTCGGCCCTCCTGGCCCAGCAGGGGTTCACCTCCGCCGCGCGGATCCTCGAGGGCGAGAAGGGCTTCTTCGTGGCCACCGCGGCCGCCTTCGACCCGAAGAAGGTGACCGCGGGCTTCGGGTCGCCGTACAAGTTGGAGGAGGTCTCCTTCAAGGTTCACGCCTCGTGCCGGCACACCCACCCGGCCATCGACGCCGTCCTGGCCGCGATGGAAGGGCGCGACCTGGACCCCGCCGACGTTGCCTCGGTGACCGTCGAGACCTACTCGGTGGCCCTCGGGGTGACCGCCGATCATCAGCCGACTACCGTTTACAGCGCCAAGTTCAGCCTGCCCTTCTGCGTCGCCCTGGCCATCCACCGGGGATCGGCCGGTCTGGCCGACTTTTCCGAGGCCGGCCTCTGGGAGCCGCGGATCAGGGAGACCATGGGGCGCGTCGAACTGCGGGCCGACCCGGCCCTTGAGGCCATCCACCCGGCCAGGTGGCCGGCCCGGGTGACCATCAGGACCAGGGGCGGCCGAACCCTGACCGGGAGCGTCGAGGACCCGCGGGGCGACCCGGAGAACCCGGTTTCCACAAGCGAATTGGAGGACAAGTTCCGGGCCCTGGCCGGTCCGGTGATCGGGCCGACCGCCGCCGAGGGACTGATCGAAGCCTCACGAAACCTGGACGGGCTGACCCACCTGAGGCAACTGACCGCCCTCTTCCCGGCGGCCGTCGGCCGGCCCGGTTCAGAAAGCCGGGAGTGA
- a CDS encoding amidohydrolase family protein, with product MSAPVEPPAGAGRPRAVEKGLIAQMLILRNGTVITMKDPVKADPRTADLVVEDGLIAALGAEAAGAGTCASAEVIDLTGKYVLPGLIDAHCHLTYSGALISEEVARTDKERTIHAVNNAFVTLLSGVTTCRDPGGVDHIDVAVRDAVRAGLIHGPRVVAGGQMIGMTGGHGWFFGCEADGRDGVRRAARLQIKAHTDWVKFMASGGFAEVGEQPGAAQLNEDEMAAGIEEAHKAGKRTAAHAHSAVAIKNAVRAGIDSVEHASFPDDEAIEMLLKRDVYIDPTFSIYWKMIQHGAEYKIAPELIEMVRRAWDVKVERFLAAHRAGVKVAAGTDSGSPAGRHGDFQAELERFVDVGLSPYGALRIGTVGSAGLLGLDGMIGTIERGKRADLIVLSACPLEDITAARRVELVIKDGRVHRVGKDSITLPALSG from the coding sequence ATGTCGGCGCCTGTTGAGCCGCCGGCCGGCGCCGGCCGACCGAGAGCCGTCGAGAAAGGACTGATCGCCCAGATGCTCATCCTCAGGAACGGGACTGTCATCACGATGAAGGACCCGGTCAAGGCCGATCCTCGAACTGCCGACCTGGTCGTCGAGGACGGCCTTATTGCCGCCCTCGGAGCGGAGGCGGCCGGGGCCGGGACCTGTGCTTCCGCCGAGGTCATCGACCTCACCGGGAAGTACGTCCTGCCCGGCCTGATCGACGCCCACTGCCACCTGACCTACAGCGGGGCCCTGATCAGCGAGGAAGTGGCCCGGACGGACAAGGAGCGGACCATCCACGCGGTCAACAACGCCTTCGTGACCCTGCTCTCCGGGGTCACCACCTGTCGCGACCCGGGCGGCGTCGACCACATCGACGTCGCCGTCCGCGACGCGGTCAGGGCCGGGCTGATCCACGGCCCGCGGGTCGTCGCCGGCGGGCAGATGATCGGGATGACCGGCGGTCACGGGTGGTTCTTCGGCTGCGAGGCCGACGGGCGGGACGGGGTCAGACGGGCGGCCCGTCTGCAGATCAAGGCCCACACCGACTGGGTCAAGTTCATGGCCTCGGGGGGCTTCGCCGAAGTCGGCGAGCAGCCCGGGGCGGCCCAACTGAACGAGGACGAGATGGCCGCCGGGATCGAGGAGGCCCACAAGGCCGGTAAGCGCACGGCGGCCCACGCCCACAGCGCCGTGGCCATCAAGAACGCTGTCCGAGCGGGGATCGATTCGGTCGAGCACGCTTCCTTCCCCGATGACGAGGCCATCGAGATGCTTCTCAAGCGGGACGTCTACATCGACCCGACCTTCTCGATCTACTGGAAGATGATCCAGCATGGGGCCGAGTACAAGATCGCCCCCGAACTGATCGAGATGGTCCGCCGGGCCTGGGACGTGAAGGTTGAGCGCTTCCTGGCGGCCCACCGGGCCGGGGTCAAGGTGGCCGCCGGGACCGACAGCGGCTCGCCGGCCGGGCGCCACGGCGACTTCCAGGCTGAACTGGAGCGGTTTGTGGACGTCGGCCTCAGTCCCTACGGGGCCCTGCGGATCGGGACCGTCGGGTCGGCCGGGCTCCTCGGCCTGGACGGGATGATCGGGACGATCGAGCGGGGCAAGCGGGCCGACCTGATCGTCCTGTCGGCCTGCCCGCTCGAGGACATCACGGCCGCGCGCCGGGTTGAACTGGTGATCAAAGACGGGCGGGTCCACCGGGTGGGGAAGGACAGCATCACCCTGCCGGCCCTGTCCGGATGA